One genomic segment of Streptomyces sp. RerS4 includes these proteins:
- a CDS encoding amidohydrolase — MDTYADLVFLGGKVVTVDADFSVASALAVTGGTISAVGGRDDVEPLIGPATRVVDLRGRTLLPGINDSHLHGCAFGMATPPLSLDVGHPTVSSLTDVAEAVAQAVRRVPDGQWITGHGWDPGFLDECVADPSRSPSRRDLDAVSPDHPVVLYSFSGHATWVNSKALELIGIDRSTVAPPGGAIVVDAAGEPTGLLHEGAQALVQNALPALGRQERTDAIKATLATLARLGVTSYTEPGLGPGGAGIMRGALGGETLDVYHRLLADGELTARVGVLLLPTGMASTAEEFARALTDLDAADASRAADPRRLAIHGVKIFADGVVPNKTAWMHEPYIGGGCGSLCVGGETDSARIAEIDAMIRHAHAAGHQLGVHVTGDRAIDTVADAFAAAVAEHPRADARHYVIHGDFLTAHSMKVLAAHDFGVNMNPTIKWTVADMEEEFVGAGRAAYAWPYRDAIDAGVRVASGSDAPVTYPDWRQGVATMMLRESKAAGRVSGPEQRIGLAEAIRTYTIDAAWQDFADDWKGSLEPGKVADLCVLDGDLLTADPHDIPDMPVVLTVMDGQVVHDTVRN; from the coding sequence GTGGACACGTATGCGGACCTGGTATTCCTCGGTGGGAAGGTGGTCACGGTCGACGCCGACTTCTCCGTCGCCTCGGCCCTGGCGGTGACCGGTGGGACCATCAGCGCCGTCGGCGGACGGGACGACGTCGAGCCGCTCATCGGTCCCGCCACCCGCGTCGTCGACCTGCGGGGACGGACGCTGCTCCCCGGTATCAACGACTCCCACCTGCACGGATGCGCCTTCGGCATGGCCACGCCGCCGCTCTCCCTCGACGTCGGCCACCCCACCGTGTCCTCCCTGACGGACGTGGCCGAGGCGGTGGCGCAGGCCGTCCGGCGGGTTCCGGACGGGCAGTGGATCACGGGACACGGCTGGGACCCCGGCTTCCTCGACGAGTGCGTGGCCGATCCGTCGCGCTCGCCCTCGCGGCGCGACCTCGACGCCGTGAGCCCCGACCACCCCGTCGTCCTGTACTCCTTCTCCGGGCACGCCACCTGGGTCAACTCCAAGGCACTGGAGCTCATCGGGATCGACCGGAGCACCGTCGCCCCGCCCGGCGGGGCCATCGTCGTGGACGCAGCCGGCGAGCCGACCGGGCTCCTCCACGAGGGGGCCCAGGCCCTCGTGCAGAACGCGCTGCCGGCGCTCGGCCGGCAGGAGCGGACCGACGCGATCAAGGCGACCCTCGCCACGCTCGCCCGCCTCGGCGTGACCAGCTACACCGAGCCCGGCCTCGGCCCCGGCGGCGCCGGCATCATGCGGGGCGCGCTCGGCGGCGAGACCCTCGACGTCTACCACCGGCTGCTGGCCGACGGCGAACTGACCGCCCGCGTGGGCGTCCTGCTCCTGCCCACCGGCATGGCGAGCACCGCCGAGGAGTTCGCCCGCGCCCTCACCGACCTGGACGCCGCCGACGCGTCCCGCGCCGCCGATCCGCGCCGGCTCGCGATCCACGGCGTCAAGATATTCGCCGACGGCGTCGTCCCCAACAAGACGGCCTGGATGCACGAGCCGTACATCGGCGGTGGCTGTGGCTCGCTGTGCGTCGGAGGTGAGACGGACAGCGCGCGGATCGCCGAGATCGACGCCATGATCCGGCACGCCCACGCCGCCGGGCACCAGTTGGGCGTCCACGTCACCGGCGACCGGGCCATCGACACCGTCGCGGACGCCTTCGCCGCGGCCGTGGCCGAGCACCCCCGGGCCGACGCCCGCCACTACGTCATCCACGGCGACTTCCTCACCGCGCACAGCATGAAGGTGCTGGCCGCACACGACTTCGGCGTCAACATGAACCCCACCATCAAGTGGACCGTCGCCGACATGGAAGAGGAGTTCGTCGGCGCCGGACGCGCCGCGTACGCCTGGCCCTACCGCGATGCCATCGACGCCGGCGTGCGCGTCGCGAGCGGGTCCGACGCCCCCGTCACGTACCCGGACTGGCGTCAGGGCGTCGCCACCATGATGCTGCGCGAATCGAAGGCCGCCGGCCGTGTCAGCGGCCCCGAGCAGCGCATCGGGCTGGCCGAGGCGATCCGTACGTACACGATCGACGCGGCCTGGCAGGACTTCGCCGACGACTGGAAGGGCTCCCTGGAACCGGGCAAGGTCGCCGACCTCTGCGTGCTGGACGGAGACCTGCTGACCGCCGACCCCCACGACATCCCGGACATGCCGGTCGTCCTCACCGTCATGGACGGGCAGGTCGTGCACGACACCGTACGGAATTGA
- a CDS encoding LuxR family transcriptional regulator encodes MAAEPSTADILDAALHVREAARSATDGETGVEPVLTALSEVMEYDHASLTRWDPRRRCHITLAGSYPDEATAYIETRLHHDPVFPVLHTPARGGLWLRDVPGQLLAASPGFRDVLAPLGIEDGVAQCLFDTDGRYVGMLNVSTRRPRRTPDPARAVVTLLTEALTAAVAPRAPVAPRACPPGAGRPGGLSPRELQVLGELTTGRTNKEIAQRLYVTPRTVGTHIEHILAKLDLPNRAAAAARAAAWGIEPTR; translated from the coding sequence ATGGCAGCGGAACCCAGCACGGCGGACATCCTGGACGCGGCCCTCCACGTCCGGGAGGCCGCCAGGAGCGCCACCGACGGCGAGACCGGCGTCGAGCCGGTCCTGACGGCGCTGTCGGAGGTGATGGAGTACGACCACGCCTCCCTGACCCGGTGGGATCCGCGGCGACGGTGCCACATCACCCTGGCCGGGAGCTACCCGGACGAGGCCACGGCCTACATCGAGACGCGCCTGCACCACGACCCGGTGTTCCCCGTGCTCCACACCCCGGCCCGGGGCGGCCTGTGGCTCAGGGACGTCCCCGGGCAACTCCTGGCGGCATCCCCCGGCTTCCGGGACGTGCTGGCTCCCCTCGGCATCGAGGACGGCGTGGCACAGTGCCTGTTCGACACCGACGGCCGCTACGTCGGCATGCTGAACGTCAGCACCCGCCGGCCACGGCGCACGCCCGACCCGGCGCGCGCCGTGGTCACCCTCCTCACCGAGGCCCTCACGGCGGCCGTCGCCCCCCGCGCCCCCGTCGCCCCCCGCGCCTGTCCTCCGGGCGCCGGACGGCCGGGCGGGCTCTCGCCACGCGAGCTCCAGGTACTGGGCGAACTGACCACCGGCCGCACCAACAAGGAGATCGCCCAGCGGCTGTACGTCACTCCGCGCACCGTGGGCACCCACATCGAGCACATCCTCGCCAAGCTCGACCTCCCCAACCGCGCGGCCGCCGCCGCCCGAGCCGCGGCCTGGGGCATCGAACCCACCCGCTGA
- a CDS encoding cofilin family protein codes for MNTPTGLSESGLGALHRLKEMREINTVIFRFPSPSGVLVLEVEANLTHDELIQALPADEPRLVVHELAFANPDGARRNERLLILWVPPAAGDQEETYTVGYTILKDFLTDVRVHVTARRADHLEYRRLVALAG; via the coding sequence GTGAACACCCCCACCGGCCTTTCGGAAAGCGGTCTCGGCGCCCTCCACCGCCTGAAGGAGATGCGGGAGATCAACACCGTCATCTTCCGGTTCCCCTCCCCCTCGGGTGTCCTGGTCCTTGAGGTCGAGGCCAATCTGACCCATGACGAGCTGATCCAGGCCCTGCCCGCCGACGAGCCCCGGCTCGTCGTCCACGAACTGGCCTTCGCCAACCCGGATGGGGCCCGCCGCAACGAGCGGCTCCTGATCCTCTGGGTCCCGCCCGCCGCCGGCGATCAGGAAGAGACCTACACGGTCGGCTACACCATCCTGAAGGACTTCCTCACGGACGTGCGGGTCCACGTCACGGCCCGACGGGCGGACCACCTCGAATACCGACGGCTCGTGGCCCTCGCCGGCTGA
- a CDS encoding toxin Doc has protein sequence MTPPRISTRPAGPPEPVDLYVDIRWLLERQAEILPKQPSVHDFSVLVAAVGRHRVNTPQLGVTVDNAWRAAALMHTVIRLRPLPARNALFGAALVVAYMHAAGEGIDAPYGALVDLARDIDSGRSDAYDAADRIRSWRV, from the coding sequence ATGACGCCCCCTCGCATCTCGACGCGCCCGGCCGGGCCGCCTGAGCCCGTGGACCTGTACGTCGACATCCGCTGGCTCCTGGAGCGCCAGGCCGAGATCCTGCCCAAGCAGCCGTCCGTGCACGACTTCTCCGTGCTGGTCGCCGCCGTGGGCCGCCATCGCGTCAACACCCCGCAGCTCGGCGTCACCGTCGACAACGCCTGGCGCGCCGCGGCCCTCATGCACACCGTCATCCGCCTGCGTCCCCTCCCCGCCCGCAACGCCCTGTTCGGGGCCGCCTTGGTGGTGGCCTACATGCACGCGGCCGGCGAGGGCATCGACGCTCCCTACGGGGCGCTGGTCGACCTGGCCCGCGACATCGACTCGGGCCGCTCGGACGCCTACGACGCGGCGGACCGGATCCGCTCCTGGCGCGTCTGA
- a CDS encoding alkene reductase, translating into MTTAFEPVHIAGATLPNRIALAPMTRSRAAAGGLATGLVAEYYTQRASAGLIISEGIQPSVVGQGYPFTPGLHSAEQVAAWREVTDSVHAAGGRIFAQLMHSGRIGHPTLLPDGLLPVAPSAVAARGQLFTADGMKDFVTPHELTGPEVRQTIADYAEAARNAVEAGFDGVELHGANGYLIHQFLAPGSNLRTDEWGGPVENRIRFAVEAVKAVAAAIGAERTALRVSPGNGYNDISEPDPRPTYEALVKEIDGLGLAYLHVLEHGPEARDTTLALRKQFSGPLVLNPATEGPTDHRALTLIEDGVADVLAFGALFLANPDLPERLRTEGPYNTPDPSTFFGGDARGYTDYPTL; encoded by the coding sequence ATGACCACCGCTTTCGAGCCCGTCCACATCGCCGGCGCGACCCTCCCCAACCGCATCGCCCTGGCCCCGATGACCCGCAGCCGCGCAGCGGCGGGCGGCCTCGCGACCGGCCTCGTCGCCGAGTACTACACGCAGCGCGCGTCCGCCGGTCTGATCATCTCCGAGGGGATCCAGCCCTCCGTCGTCGGACAGGGCTACCCCTTCACCCCGGGCCTGCACAGCGCCGAGCAGGTCGCCGCCTGGCGCGAGGTCACCGACTCCGTGCACGCTGCCGGCGGCCGGATCTTCGCCCAGCTGATGCACTCCGGGCGCATCGGCCACCCGACGCTGCTGCCCGACGGCCTCCTTCCCGTGGCCCCCTCGGCGGTGGCCGCCCGGGGTCAGCTGTTCACCGCAGACGGCATGAAGGACTTCGTGACCCCCCACGAGCTGACCGGCCCCGAGGTGCGCCAGACCATCGCCGACTACGCCGAGGCCGCCCGCAACGCCGTGGAGGCCGGTTTCGACGGGGTGGAGCTGCACGGCGCCAACGGCTACCTGATCCACCAGTTCCTGGCGCCCGGGTCGAACCTGCGCACCGACGAGTGGGGCGGCCCGGTGGAGAACCGGATCCGCTTCGCGGTGGAGGCCGTCAAGGCGGTCGCCGCCGCGATCGGCGCTGAGCGCACGGCGCTGCGCGTCTCGCCCGGGAACGGGTACAACGACATCTCCGAGCCCGACCCGCGGCCGACGTACGAGGCCCTGGTCAAGGAGATCGACGGCCTCGGCCTCGCCTACCTCCACGTCCTGGAGCACGGGCCCGAGGCCCGGGACACCACCCTCGCCCTGCGCAAGCAGTTCTCCGGACCGCTCGTGCTGAACCCGGCGACGGAGGGCCCCACCGACCACCGGGCCCTCACGCTGATCGAGGACGGCGTCGCCGACGTCCTCGCCTTCGGCGCCCTCTTCCTCGCCAACCCCGACCTGCCGGAGCGCCTGCGCACCGAAGGCCCGTACAACACCCCGGACCCGTCCACCTTCTTCGGGGGCGACGCCCGCGGGTACACGGACTACCCGACGCTCTGA
- a CDS encoding MarR family transcriptional regulator, with the protein MTVEPVQEPRATAACAAAPSAVLDGPVSHAISRVARLHRIAAGRLLRDLGLHPGQEFLMMHLWDSGAVRQSELIKAVGLDPSTVTKMLQRLEQSGHVRRFPDPSDRRASLVEATAASRGLLAEVCAAWGELERRTLDGLDTAERTELARLLGKVEAALCTEAARADGAECETAYQERC; encoded by the coding sequence ATGACCGTGGAACCCGTGCAGGAGCCACGCGCCACCGCGGCGTGCGCCGCAGCGCCCAGCGCCGTCCTGGACGGGCCGGTGAGTCATGCGATCAGCCGCGTCGCCCGCCTCCACCGCATAGCGGCGGGCCGGCTCCTGCGGGACCTGGGGCTGCACCCGGGGCAGGAGTTCCTGATGATGCACCTCTGGGACAGCGGCGCCGTGCGCCAGTCGGAGCTGATCAAGGCGGTGGGCCTCGACCCCTCCACGGTGACCAAGATGCTCCAGCGCCTGGAGCAGTCCGGCCACGTCCGCCGCTTCCCCGACCCCTCGGACCGGCGGGCCTCGCTGGTCGAGGCCACGGCCGCCAGCCGGGGGCTCCTGGCCGAGGTCTGCGCGGCGTGGGGTGAGCTGGAACGCCGGACCCTGGACGGCCTGGACACGGCCGAACGCACCGAACTGGCCCGCCTCCTCGGCAAGGTCGAGGCCGCCCTGTGCACGGAGGCCGCCCGAGCCGACGGCGCCGAGTGCGAGACCGCGTACCAGGAGCGGTGCTAG
- a CDS encoding erythromycin esterase family protein, whose amino-acid sequence MAIDIKDTAHALGAAAIMGLLPARPRLLALGEPTHGEDALLDLRNELFRQLVEEEGYRTIAIESDCMMGLVVDAYVTSGTGTLDEVMVRGISHGWGASAANRELVRWMRAYNEGRPAADRLRFAGFDGPLEITGAASPRQALTALHGYLAARVDADLLPCTADTLDRLLGADDRWTDPAAMWDPARSLGQSAEAGELRLLADDLAALLDEQTPHLIAATSRDDWDRARLYGRTAIGLLRYHHWMADTSPARLTRLVGVRDQMMAENLLAVAARGPALVHAHNSHLQREKSTMRMGGKPLEWWGAGALVSARLGGAYAFVATALGTIRHQGVDTPPPDTVEGILYALLGDRCVIDAARLATALGDALPAPRVSSWFGYAPVDPARLAGSDGIVFVKDVVRRSR is encoded by the coding sequence ATGGCCATCGACATCAAGGACACGGCCCATGCCCTCGGGGCGGCCGCCATCATGGGGCTGCTCCCGGCCCGGCCGCGGTTGCTCGCCCTGGGCGAGCCCACCCACGGCGAGGACGCTCTGCTCGACCTGCGCAATGAGCTCTTCCGGCAGCTCGTCGAGGAAGAGGGCTACCGGACCATCGCCATCGAGAGCGACTGCATGATGGGCCTGGTCGTGGACGCGTACGTCACCTCGGGCACGGGGACCCTCGACGAGGTCATGGTGCGCGGGATCAGCCACGGGTGGGGCGCGTCCGCGGCCAACCGCGAGCTCGTGCGCTGGATGCGCGCCTACAACGAGGGCCGGCCCGCGGCCGACCGGCTCCGTTTCGCCGGATTCGACGGCCCGCTGGAGATCACCGGCGCCGCGAGCCCCCGACAGGCCCTCACCGCACTCCACGGCTATCTCGCGGCCCGGGTGGACGCGGACCTGCTCCCCTGCACCGCGGACACGCTCGACCGGCTGCTCGGCGCCGACGACCGGTGGACCGATCCCGCCGCGATGTGGGACCCGGCCCGGTCCCTGGGGCAGTCGGCCGAGGCCGGGGAGCTGCGGCTGCTCGCCGATGATCTGGCAGCGCTGCTCGACGAGCAGACGCCGCACCTGATCGCGGCGACCTCGCGGGACGACTGGGACCGTGCACGCCTGTACGGGCGCACCGCGATCGGATTGCTGCGCTACCACCACTGGATGGCCGACACCTCACCGGCTCGCCTGACCCGGCTGGTGGGCGTGCGGGACCAGATGATGGCCGAGAACCTCCTCGCCGTCGCCGCTCGGGGCCCGGCACTCGTCCACGCCCACAACTCCCATCTCCAGCGGGAGAAGAGCACGATGCGGATGGGCGGCAAGCCGCTGGAGTGGTGGGGCGCGGGTGCGCTGGTGAGCGCCCGGCTCGGTGGGGCGTACGCCTTCGTGGCCACGGCCCTCGGCACGATCCGGCACCAGGGGGTGGACACACCGCCGCCGGACACGGTCGAGGGAATCCTGTACGCGCTCCTGGGGGACCGCTGCGTCATCGACGCTGCTCGGCTGGCCACGGCCCTCGGTGACGCGCTGCCCGCGCCGCGTGTCTCGTCCTGGTTCGGCTATGCCCCGGTGGACCCGGCTCGTCTGGCGGGCAGTGACGGCATCGTGTTCGTCAAGGACGTCGTCCGGCGAAGCCGGTAG
- a CDS encoding TioE family transcriptional regulator codes for MARNPQTDERLRPVDLARGHGLSTQAIRNYEGAGILPAAGRTPHGYRTYTPLHAGALRAFLALVPGHGHRTATAIMRAVNEGALDEALRLIDAGHAELLDDRRTLQAVESALRDLEPTTVPEAAASQSGDTFIGPLAGKLGIRPATLRTWERAGLVSPRRDPLTGYRVYDAADVRDVRLVHQLRRGGYLLEQIAPLIAQVRAAGGPAPLESALRDWHGRLSARGRAMLTGAAELEAYLGECDRRG; via the coding sequence ATGGCCCGAAACCCTCAAACCGATGAACGGCTCCGGCCGGTCGATCTGGCGCGCGGCCACGGGCTGTCCACGCAGGCGATCCGGAACTACGAGGGGGCCGGCATCCTCCCGGCCGCCGGTCGAACCCCCCACGGCTACCGCACCTATACGCCGCTGCACGCGGGCGCCCTGCGCGCGTTCCTGGCCCTGGTGCCCGGCCACGGGCACCGGACGGCGACGGCGATCATGCGGGCCGTGAACGAGGGCGCGCTCGACGAGGCGCTCCGCCTCATCGACGCCGGCCACGCCGAGCTCCTCGACGACCGCCGGACCCTCCAGGCGGTCGAGAGCGCCCTCCGCGACCTGGAACCGACCACGGTGCCCGAGGCGGCGGCGTCCCAGTCCGGGGACACGTTCATCGGACCGCTGGCGGGCAAGCTCGGCATCCGGCCCGCGACGCTTCGCACGTGGGAGCGCGCCGGGCTGGTGAGCCCGCGCCGCGACCCGCTGACCGGGTACCGCGTCTACGACGCGGCCGACGTCCGGGATGTCCGGCTGGTCCACCAACTCAGACGGGGCGGCTACCTGTTGGAGCAGATCGCTCCGCTCATAGCTCAGGTGCGGGCGGCCGGCGGGCCGGCGCCGCTGGAGAGCGCGCTGCGCGACTGGCACGGTCGGCTGTCAGCTCGCGGCCGCGCGATGCTGACCGGAGCCGCCGAACTGGAGGCGTACCTCGGCGAGTGCGACCGCCGCGGCTGA
- a CDS encoding subtilase-type protease inhibitor has translation MRHRLATVSAAALLCLAGATGAAQAEPASLYAPSAMVFTITDGDDPATGTVLRATVLSCAYTATGTHPAPRAACDALNATDGEFNRLLAAPNPDRACPMHYDPVTVTADGVWRGSHVEWKHTFSNACAMSATLNGNPVYAF, from the coding sequence ATGCGTCACCGTTTAGCCACCGTCTCCGCCGCCGCTCTCCTCTGTCTCGCCGGTGCCACGGGCGCCGCGCAGGCCGAGCCCGCGAGCCTGTACGCCCCGTCCGCCATGGTCTTCACCATCACCGACGGGGACGACCCCGCCACGGGCACGGTCCTCCGGGCGACCGTCCTCAGCTGCGCCTACACCGCCACCGGCACGCACCCCGCCCCCAGGGCCGCCTGCGACGCCCTCAACGCCACCGACGGCGAGTTCAACCGCCTGCTGGCCGCCCCGAATCCGGACCGGGCGTGCCCGATGCACTACGACCCCGTGACCGTCACCGCGGACGGCGTGTGGCGCGGCAGCCATGTCGAGTGGAAGCACACGTTCTCCAACGCGTGCGCGATGTCCGCCACGCTGAACGGCAACCCCGTCTACGCGTTCTGA
- a CDS encoding DUF3052 domain-containing protein yields the protein MVAAADARDHARKLGVTRSMVVQELGWDEDTDDDIRAAVEEAIGSAMVDDETDAVVAAVLLWWREGDGDLADELGLIGERLPDDGFVWVLNPMTGKPGFVDHGEIAEAAEAAGLTRTRTVALGAWSGSRLVGPRTSS from the coding sequence ATGGTGGCCGCTGCCGATGCGCGGGACCACGCCCGGAAGTTGGGCGTCACGCGGTCCATGGTGGTCCAGGAACTGGGCTGGGACGAGGACACCGATGACGACATCCGCGCCGCCGTCGAGGAAGCTATCGGCAGCGCCATGGTGGATGACGAGACCGACGCCGTCGTGGCAGCCGTTCTCCTGTGGTGGCGGGAGGGCGACGGCGATCTGGCCGACGAACTCGGGCTCATCGGGGAGCGACTCCCCGACGACGGCTTCGTCTGGGTCCTCAACCCGATGACGGGCAAGCCCGGCTTCGTCGACCACGGCGAGATCGCCGAAGCGGCGGAGGCGGCCGGTCTGACACGTACCCGTACCGTCGCCCTCGGCGCCTGGTCCGGCAGCCGTCTAGTGGGGCCCCGGACCTCCTCCTGA
- a CDS encoding AI-2E family transporter: MPAFHAWFDRARSALAAFGAGGARARLGRDAAYEAEGDTQAEAQAEADRLKRAPRVRKGDPALAVPWGMRVAAEMGWRFLVLAAAVWVVMRVIGSVRLVVLAFVVALLITALLQPTVARLHRTGLPRALATVVTALCGFVVLGLVGWFVVWQVLENLDSLSGRLQEGVEELKRWLVNSPLHVTEQQINDIASSLSDAIGTSTSEITSTGLRGVTVLVEVITGALLAMFCTLFLLYDGPRIWRWTLQLVPAAARPAVAGAGPPAWRTLTAYVRGTMIVAMIDAVFIGVGIYFLGVPLAVPIGVVIFLASFVPLIGAIASGAIAVIVALVTEGVFTALMALMVVLVVQQIEGHVLQPFILGRAVRVHPLAVILAVSAGGLIAGIAGAVVAVPLAAVAHTVIGHVRAYADEGPDVEPAEPPAPPTGDSGGGPGPH, encoded by the coding sequence ATGCCCGCGTTCCACGCCTGGTTCGACCGTGCCCGGAGCGCCCTGGCCGCGTTCGGCGCAGGAGGCGCGCGGGCGAGGCTCGGTCGGGACGCCGCGTACGAAGCCGAAGGCGATACCCAGGCCGAGGCCCAGGCCGAGGCCGACCGGCTGAAGCGGGCCCCCCGAGTCCGGAAGGGCGATCCCGCCCTGGCCGTGCCGTGGGGGATGCGCGTCGCCGCGGAGATGGGCTGGCGGTTCCTGGTCCTCGCCGCGGCCGTGTGGGTCGTGATGCGGGTGATCGGCAGCGTCCGGCTCGTCGTCTTGGCCTTCGTCGTCGCACTGCTGATCACCGCGCTGCTCCAGCCGACGGTCGCCCGGCTCCACCGGACGGGCCTGCCCCGGGCCCTGGCCACGGTGGTCACGGCGCTGTGCGGGTTCGTCGTGCTGGGCCTGGTCGGATGGTTCGTCGTGTGGCAGGTGCTCGAAAACCTCGACAGCCTGTCGGGCCGCCTCCAGGAGGGTGTGGAGGAGCTGAAACGGTGGCTCGTCAACAGCCCGCTCCACGTGACCGAGCAGCAGATCAACGACATCGCCTCCAGCCTGAGCGATGCGATCGGCACCAGCACCAGCGAGATCACCTCGACCGGTCTGCGGGGCGTGACGGTCCTCGTGGAGGTCATCACCGGAGCGCTGCTCGCGATGTTCTGCACGCTCTTCCTGTTGTACGACGGCCCGCGCATCTGGCGCTGGACGCTCCAGCTGGTCCCGGCCGCGGCCCGACCCGCCGTCGCGGGCGCGGGCCCGCCGGCCTGGCGGACGCTGACCGCCTACGTGCGCGGGACGATGATCGTGGCCATGATCGACGCGGTGTTCATCGGGGTGGGCATCTACTTCCTCGGAGTCCCCCTCGCCGTGCCCATCGGCGTGGTGATCTTCCTGGCCTCGTTCGTGCCCCTGATCGGCGCGATCGCGTCCGGCGCGATCGCCGTGATCGTCGCTCTGGTCACCGAGGGGGTGTTCACCGCGCTGATGGCCCTGATGGTGGTGCTCGTCGTCCAGCAGATCGAGGGCCACGTGCTACAGCCGTTCATCCTGGGGCGCGCGGTGCGGGTCCACCCCCTGGCGGTGATCCTGGCCGTGTCCGCCGGAGGACTGATCGCGGGGATCGCCGGCGCGGTCGTCGCCGTCCCGCTGGCCGCCGTCGCCCACACGGTGATCGGTCATGTCCGGGCCTACGCGGACGAGGGCCCGGACGTGGAGCCGGCAGAACCGCCGGCCCCACCGACCGGGGACTCAGGAGGAGGTCCGGGGCCCCACTAG